The Schizosaccharomyces pombe strain 972h- genome assembly, chromosome: I genome contains a region encoding:
- the ssc1 gene encoding chaperone Ssc1, with translation MISSRFTNVVRSGLRFQSKGASFKIGASLHGSRMTARWNSNASGNEKVKGPVIGIDLGTTTSCLAIMEGQTPKVIANAEGTRTTPSVVAFTKDGERLVGVSAKRQAVINPENTFFATKRLIGRRFKEPEVQRDIKEVPYKIVEHSNGDAWLEARGKTYSPSQIGGFILSKMRETASTYLGKDVKNAVVTVPAYFNDSQRQATKAAGAIAGLNVLRVVNEPTAAALAYGLDKKNDAIVAVFDLGGGTFDISILELNNGVFEVRSTNGDTHLGGEDFDVALVRHIVETFKKNEGLDLSKDRLAVQRIREAAEKAKCELSSLSKTDISLPFITADATGPKHINMEISRAQFEKLVDPLVRRTIDPCKRALKDANLQTSEINEVILVGGMTRMPRVVETVKSIFKREPAKSVNPDEAVAIGAAIQGGVLSGHVKDLVLLDVTPLSLGIETLGGVFTRLINRNTTIPTRKSQVFSTAADGQTAVEIRVFQGERELVRDNKLIGNFQLTGIAPAPKGQPQIEVSFDVDADGIINVSARDKATNKDSSITVAGSSGLTDSEIEAMVADAEKYRASDMARKEAIENGNRAESVCTDIESNLDIHKDKLDQQAVEDLRSKITDLRETVAKVNAGDEGITSEDMKKKIDEIQQLSLKVFESVYKNQNQGNESSGDNSAPEGDKK, from the coding sequence atgatcTCGTCGAGATTCACTAATGTAGTCCGTAGCGGATTGCGTTTCCAAAGCAAGGGAGCATCGTTCAAGATTGGCGCTTCCTTGCATGGAAGTCGCATGACCGCCCGCTGGAATTCTAATGCAAGTGGTAATGAAAAAGTTAAGGGTCCCGTAATCGGTATTGACTTGGGTACCACCACCTCATGTTTAGCAATCATGGAGGGTCAAACCCCTAAGGTTATTGCAAATGCCGAGGGTACCCGTACCACACCATCTGTCGTCGCATTTACCAAAGATGGCGAGCGTTTGGTGGGTGTTAGCGCTAAACGCCAAGCCGTCATTAACCCGGAAAACACATTTTTTGCTACTAAGCGTTTAATCGGTCGTAGATTTAAAGAGCCTGAAGTCCAACGTGATATTAAGGAAGTTCCTTACAAAATTGTCGAGCACTCAAATGGAGATGCTTGGTTGGAGGCTCGTGGTAAGACCTACTCTCCATCTCAAATCGGTGGTTTCATCCTTAGTAAGATGAGGGAAACTGCCAGCACCTACCTTGGAAAAGATGTAAAGAATGCCGTTGTTACTGTTCCTGCTTACTTCAATGACTCTCAGCGTCAAGCTACCAAGGCTGCTGGTGCCATTGCTGGTTTGAATGTTTTGCGTGTCGTCAACGAGCCTACTGCCGCCGCTTTGGCTTATGGTTTGGACAAGAAGAATGATGCCATCGTCGCAGTTTTCGATTTGGGTGGTGGTACTTTTGATATTTCTATTTTGGAGTTAAACAATGGTGTTTTTGAGGTTAGAAGTACCAACGGTGACACTCATTTGGGTGGTGAGGACTTTGATGTTGCTCTTGTTCGTCACATTGTCGAGACCTTTAAGAAGAATGAGGGTTTGGACTTGAGCAAGGACCGTCTCGCCGTTCAACGTATTCGTGAGGCTGCTGAAAAAGCTAAGTGCGAACTTTCCTCTCTTTCCAAGACTGATATCAGTCTTCCTTTCATTACTGCGGATGCTACTGGCCCTAAGCATATTAACATGGAAATCTCTCGTGCTCAATTTGAGAAACTTGTTGATCCTCTCGTTCGTCGTACCATCGATCCTTGCAAGCGTGCCCTTAAGGATGCTAACTTGCAAACCTCTGAAATCAATGAAGTTATCCTTGTCGGTGGTATGACTCGTATGCCTCGTGTTGTCGAAACTGTCAAGAGTATCTTCAAGCGTGAACCCGCTAAGTCCGTCAACCCTGATGAAGCTGTTGCCATTGGTGCTGCTATTCAAGGTGGTGTCTTGTCTGGCCATGTTAAGGACCTTGTTCTTTTGGATGTCACCCCCTTGTCCCTCGGTATCGAGACTTTGGGCGGTGTTTTCACTCGTTTGATCAACCGTAACACTACCATTCCTACTCGCAAGTCTCAAGTTTTCTCCACTGCTGCTGATGGTCAAACTGCCGTTGAAATCCGTGTCTTCCAGGGTGAACGTGAGCTTGTTCGTGACAACAAATTAATTGGCAACTTCCAACTTACTGGCATTGCTCCTGCACCTAAGGGTCAACCTCAGATTGAGGTTTCTTTTGATGTTGATGCCGATGGCATTATCAATGTCTCTGCCCGTGACAAGGCTACCAACAAGGATTCTTCCATCACTGTTGCTGGATCTTCCGGTTTAACTGATTCTGAGATTGAGGCTATGGTTGCCGATGCTGAGAAGTATCGTGCCAGTGACATGGCTCGCAAGGAGGCTATTGAGAACGGAAACAGAGCTGAAAGCGTCTGCACCGATATTGAAAGCAACCTTGACATTCACAAAGACAAATTGGACCAACAAGCTGTTGAAGACTTGCGCTCCAAGATCACCGATCTCCGTGAAACTGTTGCCAAGGTCAACGCTGGTGACGAAGGTATTACTAGTGAAGatatgaagaagaagattgatgaaattcaaCAACTCTCTTTGAAGGTTTTCGAGTCTGTCTACAAGAACCAAAATCAAGGTAATGAATCTTCTGGTGATAACTCTGCTCCTGAGGGTGACAAGAAGTAG
- a CDS encoding uncharacterized protein (Schizosaccharomyces pombe specific protein), translating to MDLEELQKIIQEEQIRCEREIAEAAEARNSSNSLIVVDEYSKESEDVLENGLEHVQSNEFTESEDYKSIERSLAVTEAVMARFEKEMGSLRDQMNFFHQILDNDNLDGFLTGSSKPC from the coding sequence ATGGATTTGGAGGAGCTTCAAAAGATTATTCAAGAAGAGCAAATTCGCTGTGAGAGAGAAATCGCAGAGGCTGCAGAAGCACGTAATTCTTCTAATAGTCTTATTGTAGTTGATGAATATTCCAAGGAAAGCGAAGATGTTCTAGAAAATGGGTTAGAACACGTTCAGTCTAATGAATTCACCGAATCTGAAGATTATAAATCCATTGAGCGCTCTTTGGCTGTCACAGAAGCTGTTATGGCTcgctttgaaaaagaaatgggTTCATTACGGGATCAAAtgaatttctttcatcaaATACTCGATAATGACAACCTCGATGGTTTCCTTACTGGATCCAGCAAACCTTGCTAG
- the amt2 gene encoding plasma membrane ammonium transmembrane transporter Amt2 — translation MSSVNSIPTATSTVYISVLPATATPSGGSGGNVLHEDLNKFYDYGNTSWILACTPLCLIMVPGVAFFYSGLARRKNTLALIMLSMLGLCVSFFQWYFWGYSLAFSQTGTSGYIGNLRHFAFIRTLADYSPGSNNIPELVFANFQGMFAAITVALFTGAAAERGRIGPMLIITFVWLTVVYCPIACWIWNPNGWAFKFGVYDFAGGGPVEVGSGFAALAYTVCLGRRSKFVEEQFRPHSVLNVVLGTSLLWFGWLGFNGGSAYGSNLRAAMAITNTNLAGAVAGLVWVIYDYIFRTRKWSTIGFCSGVVAGLVAATPCAGFVSPHASLAIGAITGLCCNWAIKLKSHMRIDDAMDIFAIHGVAGFVGTFLNGLFAVDYIAAMDGIYVGENKIRGGWFDHHWRQLGLQMAYICAVGAYDFVVTFIILFITDKIPYLQLRVSPDAEEIGVDADQIGEYAFDYIEERREYKHWKISPAGVPEEIIISNGVAQPTGNVAAPGKILESTNPLELGLTI, via the coding sequence ATGTCGTCAGTGAATTCAATTCCCACAGCAACTTCTACTGTTTATATTTCAGTACTGCCAGCTACAGCTACACCTAGTGGTGGTAGTGGTGGAAATGTTTTGCACGAAGAtcttaataaattttatgattATGGAAACACTAGTTGGATTTTAGCTTGTACTCCATTGTGTCTTATTATGGTGCCTGGTGTGGCTTTTTTCTACTCTGGCTTAGcaagaaggaaaaatacATTGGCTCTTATCATGCTCTCTATGCTTGGTTTATGTGTTAGTTTTTTCCAATGGTATTTCTGGGGTTATTCTCTTGCTTTTTCTCAAACTGGAACCTCTGGTTATATTGGCAATCTTCGTCATTTTGCCTTTATTCGCACACTTGCCGATTACTCTCCTGGTAGCAATAATATTCCCGAGCTTgtatttgcaaattttCAAGGAATGTTCGCCGCAATTACTGTAGCCCTCTTCACTGGTGCCGCCGCTGAAAGAGGTCGTATTGGTCCAATGCTCATCATCACATTTGTGTGGCTCACTGTCGTTTATTGTCCCATAGCGTGTTGGATTTGGAATCCAAATGGTTGGGCTTTTAAATTTGGTGTATACGATTTCGCTGGCGGAGGACCTGTAGAAGTTGGATCAGGATTTGCAGCTTTGGCGTATACGGTTTGTTTAGGACGTCGATCCAAATTTGTTGAGGAACAATTTCGCCCTCATTCTGTGCTCAATGTTGTATTGGGAACATCTCTGCTATGGTTTGGTTGGCTTGGTTTCAACGGTGGTAGTGCTTACGGCTCCAATCTGCGAGCCGCTATGGCAATCACCAACACAAACTTAGCAGGTGCTGTAGCTGGTTTAGTATGGGTTATTTACGACTACATTTTTCGCACTAGGAAATGGTCAACCATAGGTTTTTGTTCCGGGGTTGTTGCCGGTTTGGTGGCTGCAACGCCTTGTGCTGGTTTTGTGAGTCCTCATGCCTCTTTGGCAATTGGTGCTATTACTGGCTTATGTTGCAATTGGGCCATTAAGTTAAAGTCACATATGCGCATTGATGATGCGATGGATATTTTCGCTATCCACGGTGTTGCGGGTTTTGTGGGTACCTTTTTGAATGGTTTGTTTGCCGTTGATTATATCGCAGCAATGGATGGTATTTATGTTggtgaaaacaaaatcagaGGTGGTTGGTTTGATCACCATTGGCGCCAACTAGGCTTGCAAATGGCCTATATTTGTGCTGTTGGTGCATACGACTTTGTTGTCACGTTTATCATTTTATTCATTACGGACAAAATTCCCTACCTTCAACTTCGAGTGAGCCCTGATGCTGAAGaaattggtgtggatgcTGATCAAATAGGTGAATACGCGTTTGATTATATTGAAGAACGTCGTGAATATAAGCATTGGAAGATTTCCCCTGCCGGTGTACCTGAAGAAATCATTATTTCCAATGGCGTTGCTCAACCTACTGGAAATGTGGCTGCTCCCGGCAAGATTCTAGAATCAACAAACCCATTGGAGCTTGGACTTACGATCTAA
- the sdh6 gene encoding succinate dehydrogenase assembly factor 1, whose amino-acid sequence MALSGLQRQVIHFYRRCLHAAKAKEQPYNERWMAFVHQEFRKNQTISKRDFFYIEHLLRVGQRQYEAYSRPEVKDIHFS is encoded by the exons ATGGCTCTTTCGGGACTTCAAAGACAAGTCATTCACTTTTATCGACGCTGTTTACATGCGGCCAAGGCCAAAGAGCAG CCTTATAATGAACGTTGGATGGCGTTTGTTCATCAAGAATTTcgaaaaaatcaaacaatttCCAAAAGGGATTTTTTCTATATTGAACATTTGTTGAGAGTTGGCCAACGTCAATATGAAGCTTACTCTCGTCCAGAAGTTAAAGATATTCATTTCTCTTAA
- the mdv1 gene encoding CCR4-Not complex subunit Caf4/Mdv1, whose translation MTDNNSKSKDSSQKIPNDSLTPTISKGLRKDVFYWTKAIAYTTWNFFDSSPVTPQRNPISLFVRGLSHPFLRHRLSKSQFNEWFLSHNGVDPVQAQTLPDPLLFDIPDHQETSYSLLEGYSVTAHDHSDTSPLPITSSNQKEGKKNVSSIDVSMVSDSSEFKPDSLQHEKLVKKCNQLRLQKLINSSELAQIDLELSKLYSRRRQVLERLSKIEEQNLKYTSKLASVEKLMLDSDAQDLYSSYSHDLIPSQIEAGKNGANPDVFDDTHDKYTDNLSARAISPRAPRPSTASEVVSDYFEQNSAFSKAPENTESSVNQNYIVGNLVKQFQAHSEYITSLDFSHPFGTLATASTDKTVKVWDMAGVVYLGSLKGHSDYVSCLAIQDSFIATGSMDTTVRLWNLDNDVLHKDNPVEESLNSPPDQPVDNATNVLTSHTAPVTALALSSDDVLITGADDKTVRQWDIVTGRCIQTLDFVWAETHDTSTSQILVSDTYKQEPFIRALDCLDAAVASGTVDGLIRIWDLRIGLPVRSFIGHTAPISSLQFDSNHLYSGSYDNSVRIWDLRSGSPINIIPMEKKVNSLRLYQGRLAVASDEPNVRIFDTVSNRNWICSIPSHSDSIAAEPNSVPTSVQYKDRFLVDGKSDGSVSVFSA comes from the coding sequence ATGACTGATAATAATTCAAAGAGCAAAGATTCTTcacaaaaaattccaaatgATTCGTTAACTCCCACTATTTCGAAAGGTTTAAGAAAAGATGTTTTTTATTGGACTAAAGCCATAGCTTATACAACGTGGAATTTCTTCGATTCTAGTCCAGTTACACCTCAAAGAAATCCCATATCTCTGTTCGTGCGTGGCCTTTCTCATCCTTTTTTACGCCATCGTTTATCCAAATCCCAATTTAATGAATGGTTTTTATCACATAACGGTGTTGATCCAGTTCAAGCTCAAACATTGCCCGATCCTCTTTTGTTTGATATTCCGGACCATCAAGAAACGTCTTATAGTTTGCTTGAAGGTTACTCAGTCACTGCTCACGATCATTCCGACACTTCACCTTTGCCGATAACAAGCTCCAACCAAAAGGAaggcaaaaaaaatgtatcaTCGATTGATGTGTCAATGGTTTCCGACTCTTCTGAATTTAAGCCCGATAGCTTACAACACGAAAAATTGGTGAAGAAATGCAATCAACTTCGTCTTCAAAAGCTCATTAATTCTAGCGAACTTGCACAGATTGATTTGGAGTTGTCCAAACTCTATTCTCGAAGAAGGCAAGTTCTTGAACGCCTTAGCAAGATCGAGGAACAGAATTTAAAGTATACTTCCAAGCTGGCTTCTGTTGAGAAACTGATGTTAGATTCGGATGCTCAAGATTTGTATAGCTCATATTCTCATGATTTAATTCCTTCACAAATTGAAGCGGGTAAAAATGGAGCTAACCCCGATGTTTTTGATGATACACACGACAAGTATACAGATAATTTATCTGCTAGGGCTATCTCTCCAAGAGCTCCAAGGCCATCTACGGCTAGTGAAGTGGTATCAGATTACTTTGAACAGAATTCCGCTTTTTCTAAAGCACCAGAGAATACTGAATCATCTGTGaatcaaaattatataGTTGGAAATCTCGTAAAGCAGTTTCAAGCTCATTCTGAATATATTACGAGTCTTGATTTTTCCCATCCTTTTGGAACTTTAGCTACGGCCTCGACTGACAAAACTGTGAAAGTTTGGGATATGGCGGGTGTTGTATACCTGGGTTCATTGAAAGGTCATTCTGATTATGTTTCTTGTCTGGCGATTCAAGACTCCTTTATTGCTACTGGCTCTATGGATACAACCGTGCGGTTATGGAATTTAGATAATGATGTACTTCATAAGGATAATCCTGTTGAAGAGAGCCTTAATTCTCCTCCCGATCAACCTGTTGACAATGCCACAAATGTTTTAACATCTCACACTGCCCCTGTCACTGCATTAGCATTATCTAGTGATGATGTGCTTATAACCGGTGCCGATGATAAAACTGTTCGACAGTGGGATATCGTTACGGGGCGTTGTATTCAAACTTTGGACTTTGTGTGGGCGGAAACTCATGATACATCTACTAGTCAAATTTTGGTCAGTGACACTTACAAACAAGAACCTTTCATCAGAGCTTTAGACTGCTTAGATGCTGCTGTGGCTAGTGGGACTGTCGATGGACTTATTCGCATCTGGGATTTGCGAATCGGTCTTCCTGTGAGAAGTTTCATTGGGCACACAGCTCctatttcttctttgcAATTCGATTCCAACCATTTGTATTCCGGAAGCTATGACAATTCTGTTAGAATATGGGATTTACGAAGTGGCTCGCCAATTAATATTATACCTATGGAGAAAAAAGTGAATTCCTTAAGACTGTATCAAGGTCGTCTTGCTGTAGCATCTGATGAACCAAATGTTAGGATATTTGATACTGTATCTAATCGGAACTGGATTTGTTCAATTCCTTCTCACTCTGATTCCATAGCAGCCGAACCTAACTCAGTACCTACTTCTGTTCAATATAAAGATCGCTTTTTGGTGGATGGAAAGTCTGATGGATCTGTTAGCGTTTTTTCTGCttaa